The Linepithema humile isolate Giens D197 chromosome 2, Lhum_UNIL_v1.0, whole genome shotgun sequence genome has a segment encoding these proteins:
- the mTerf5 gene encoding transcription termination factor 5, mitochondrial → MRFNNRNLIRTSLFYFLKKKEFQNILMKNLGLNSTDVEEILDVNKNILNLSRHRIIKNCMTFEKYNVNVKPLINFPYCLKMKEFYLEHRINVLKDIGVSELNSFLVGKLYTLSNKHVSIFKKKINLPIEQNIAKNIFGRLGEEVPNEISQLESSDELTMNQYYKACLLYCKNRIFDLPYLDDKVLLHSLNTHFKSISMIAETLKVLRIDLDYDEKMIKMNPYIINASADNIRMLLNNFTDIYGIPISTLLRKHPYMLFQDADNIKRLLASLKRYKIPDEYVKKYMKFLKMDNYTFLERIERLKQHPDVNLRIWYMYPRILKILEHVNMMDHRIKYLHFMNCAKWAVPHTVLSTKSIIDRFVQNDSNIIISKKPVKYILKMELGMDICDQLCRHQHWKTVTLVDIQKMLKYLKRHFTISEIRQNIHIILYAQSRVEKILADLKQQYSESTQYSFTNGQYLALCLYILEKDTHFTGDGIWNNGHNAEQKFSHPLKDESVAERIDNDDINNNLNIKDDDDDHNHFDDRNETSSVTK, encoded by the exons ATGAGGTTCAACAACAGAAATTTAATCAGAACGTCGTTGTtctattttctgaaaaagaaagaatttcaaaacattttgatgaaaaatctgGGCTTAAATTCCACCGATGTTGAAGAAATTCTCgatgtgaataaaaatatccttaATCTTTCTCGTCAtcgaataataaagaattgcaTGACATTTGAG aaatataatgttaacGTAAAACCTCTGATAAATTTTCCATATTGCCTGAAAATGAAAGAATTCTATCTGGAACATAGAATTAATGTACTCAAGGATATAGGAGTGTCAGAATTGAACTCGTTTTTAGTGGGAAA ATTATATACTTTGTCAAATAAACATGTGTCCATATTCAAAAAGAAGATCAATTTACCAATTGAACAGAACattgctaaaaatatatttggtaGACTCGGTGAGGAAGTTCCAAATGAAATCTCTCAATTGGAATCAAGTGATGAATTAACAATGAATCAATATTATAAGGCATGTCTTCTGTATTGCAAAAACCGAATATTTGATCTGCCTTATTTGGATGACAAGGTACTGTTGCACAGTTTGAACACACACTTTAAAAGTATAAGCATGATTGCTGAAACATTGAAAGTACTCAGAATAGATCTTGACTATGATGAAAAAATG ATAAAAATGAATCCCTATATCATTAACGCTTCCGCCGACAATATTAGGATGCTGTTGAATAACTTTACAGACATTTACGGGATACCGATTTCAACACTTTTAAGGAAACATCCTTATATGCTCTTTCAAGATGCAGATAATATAAAGCGTTTACTAGCATCATTAAAACGATATAAGATTCCAGAtgaatatgtgaaaaaatatatgaaatttcttaaaatggATAATTACACATTTCTTGAACGAATAGAAAGGTTGAAACAGCATCCTGACGTAAACTTACGTATATGGTATATGTATCCACGAATCCTGAAAATTTTGGAACACGTAAATATGATGGATcatcgtataaaatatcttcattTTATGAATTGTGCAAAATGGGCTGTTCCTCATACGGTTTTATCTACAAAATCTATAATAGATAG atTTGTGCAAAACGACTCCAACATAATTATAAGCAAGAAACCTGTGAAATACATATTGAAGATGGAATTGGGAATGGACATTTGCGATCAATTGTGCAGACATCAGCACTGGAAAACTGTTACATTAGTTGACATTCAGAAAATGTTAAAGTATCTGAAAAGACACTTTACAATAAGCGAAATACGCcagaatatacatattatacttTATGCACA ATCCAGAGTAGAGAAAATACTAGCTGATTTGAAACAGCAATATTCTGAGAGTACGCAGTATTCATTTACTAATGGCCAATATCTCGCATTATGTTTGTATATATTGGAGAAAGATACTCATTTCACGGGAGACGGCATTTGGAACAACGGACACAATGCGGAACAAAAGTTTTCGCATCCTTTGAAAGATGAAAGTGTTGCAGAAAGAATTGATAATGATGACATCAATAACAATTTGAACATCaaagatgatgatgatgatcaTAATCATTTTGACGACAGGAATGAGACATCCAGTGTgacaaaataa